The nucleotide sequence AGATCTCGAATTTTCCATTATTGATTTAGAAGGTAATAAAACCGTAAAACATACGCTTAAACTGAGTGAACTTAGTCTCCCCCAGTAATCGATAAGAACTCGCATACTAGATATTTCGTTATTACCGTTTTTTCTTTAATAACTCAATACCTCAGTTCACATAGCTTAATTACCTCAGTTTAAATTGCTTTTTAAGCAAGACTTGGCATTGTATGGGGAAATTTAAATTTAATGTAAAGACTTAGGAGTCAACATGGCTGTAATCGGCGTCGAGCAACTTAAGAAAAACATCAAGCTCAAAATTGATGGTCAACCTCACACAGTAACTGATTTCCAATTCACAAAACCTGGTAAAGGTCAAGCAGTTTACCGCTGTAAACTCAAGAACCTTGTGAGTGGTAATTCATTTGATCGCTCATGGCGCTCAGGTGACAATGTCGAGAAAGCTGACCTCTCAACACGTAAACTCATTTTTTCTTACATGGAAGATAACGCTTATGTTTTCATGGATCCAGATACTTATGACCAAGTCATGCTCAGCAAAGACGTTGTTGGCGATAATCAGCATTACCTCATTGATGATGGTGAAGTTGAAGTTCTTTTCTTCGAAGAAAGTGCTATCGATGTTCAACTTCCTAACTTTGTCATCAAGCCTATCCACCAATCAGATCCTGGTGTCAAAGGCGACACAGCTAATAATGTGACTAAGCCTGCTTACACTGATACCGGCTTGGAACTCCATGTCCCTATCTTTATCAACGAAGGTGATATGGTGAAAATTGATACTCGTAATGGTGAGTATGTTGAGCGAGTTAACGTCAAGAAATAATTTGACTCGTTTACAATCTATCAAACTGCGCAGTCAGCTCTTAAGAGCGCTACGCAGTTTTTTTTGGCAAGAGCAATTCATTGAAGTGGAAACTCCTACGCGCCTGATCACACCTGCGCTAGAAGACTATATTGACGCCATCCCTGCTCAAGGAAAATTCCTACGTACTTCACCTGAATTACACATGAAACGCCTGCTCTGTGAAGGTGCCGAAAAAATCTTTCAAATTGGCCCCTGCTTTCGCGAACATGAACATGGTGAACGCCATCGCGAAGAATTCACCATGCTTGAATGGTATGAAGCTGATTGCGATTATCACAAAATCGCCAGCGATTTACAAAGATTACTCCAATTTTGCTCTCAGCAGCTGGGCTCTCGAGAAGATTAT is from Lentisphaera profundi and encodes:
- the efp gene encoding elongation factor P, with the translated sequence MAVIGVEQLKKNIKLKIDGQPHTVTDFQFTKPGKGQAVYRCKLKNLVSGNSFDRSWRSGDNVEKADLSTRKLIFSYMEDNAYVFMDPDTYDQVMLSKDVVGDNQHYLIDDGEVEVLFFEESAIDVQLPNFVIKPIHQSDPGVKGDTANNVTKPAYTDTGLELHVPIFINEGDMVKIDTRNGEYVERVNVKK